From one Lolium rigidum isolate FL_2022 chromosome 4, APGP_CSIRO_Lrig_0.1, whole genome shotgun sequence genomic stretch:
- the LOC124706490 gene encoding norbelladine synthase-like, translated as MKGSQSHEFETDVPASELWEVYGTLRVGELVPELLPHIFAKAELASGDGDVGTIWRLTFAPGIPGLETYTEKLTKVDNENYIKEAESIDGDIMKLGFLYYMVRCEIIGKGLTSSVIRSTIEYEIDDGHPELEAMVSTAILAAVAESLSGYIKMEKMAHSSS; from the exons ATGAAGGGAAGCCAGAGTCATGAGTTCGAGACTGATGTCCCAGCCTCTGAGCTATGGGAAGTATATGGCACGCTTCGTGTGGGAGAGTTGGTGCCTGAATTGCTTCCGCACATCTTCGCAAAGGCTGAGCTCGCCAGTGGAGATGGTGATGTCGGCACAATTTGGCGGCTGACATTTGCTCCAG GCATTCCTGGGCTAGAGACCTACACGGAGAAACTTACCAAAGTTGACAATGAAAACTACATCAAGGAAGCAGAGTCAATCGACGGAGACATTATGAAGCTCGGGTTCCTCTACTACATGGTCAGGTGTGAGATCATTGGGAAAGGGCTCACGTCTTCGGTGATAAGATCAACTATTGAGTATGAGATCGATGATGGCCATCCCGAGCTTGAAGCTATGGTCAGTACTGCAATTTTGGCTGCAGTGGCTGAATCTTTGTCAGGCTATatcaagatggagaagatggcTCACAGTAGTTCTTGA